The Amycolatopsis japonica nucleotide sequence ACGATGCGGCCGTCGACGATGGTGCAGGACATGACGCCCAGCAGCTTGCCCGTCCGGCTCCACGACACGATCCCCGGTTTGCCGTTGACCAGCGCGGGACGGGTCATGCCGGCGGCGCGTGCTCCGCGCTGGACCCGGGTGGCCACCTCGGCCGCGCCGAGCCGCACGACCTCGCCGTGACGGCTCTGCGAGCGCCACGTCACGTCGGGGTCGAGCATCTCCATCAGCCCACCGAAGTCCCCTTCGCGCGCGGCCGCGAGGAACGCGTCGACGACGGCGCGTTGCCGCGGCTCGTCGGCCGGACGCTGTCCTCGCACCTTCCGGCGGGCCCGGCTGGCGAGCATCTTGGCCGCGTCCGCGGATTTGCCGAGGATCTCGCCGATCTCGGCGAACGAGACGGCGAACAGGTCGTGCAGCACGAACGCCAGCCGCTCGGCCGGGCCGAGGGTGTCGAGCACCACGACCAGCGCCACCCCGACCGATTCGGCGAGCAGCGCGTCCTCTTCCGGCGAATCGTCGAGCACCAGCAGCTCGGGCGGCTCGTCGTAGGAGTCCTCGGGGCGGGTCTTGCGGGAGCGCAGGGTGTCGATGCAGACGCGGCCGACGACGGTGGTCAGCCAGCCGGACAGGTTGTCGATCGTGTCGGCGTCCTGGCGCGCGAGCCGCAGCCAGGCCTCCTGGACCGCGTCCTCGGCGTCCGTGCGGGAGCCGAGCATCCGCTGGGCCACGGCCACCAGACGCCCGCGCTGCTCCTCGAACGCGCTGGCCAGCGCCTCACCGGTCATATCGATACCTTTCTCGCGCCGAACCCGTCATGGACATGACGAGCGCGACGCGAGAAAGGTAACCGACTTCGCTCAGACGTCGCGGATCGGCGTCTTCACGGTCTTCTTCATGCCGGGGTTCTTCGTCTCCGGCTTCT carries:
- a CDS encoding sigma-70 family RNA polymerase sigma factor, with product MTGEALASAFEEQRGRLVAVAQRMLGSRTDAEDAVQEAWLRLARQDADTIDNLSGWLTTVVGRVCIDTLRSRKTRPEDSYDEPPELLVLDDSPEEDALLAESVGVALVVVLDTLGPAERLAFVLHDLFAVSFAEIGEILGKSADAAKMLASRARRKVRGQRPADEPRQRAVVDAFLAAAREGDFGGLMEMLDPDVTWRSQSRHGEVVRLGAAEVATRVQRGARAAGMTRPALVNGKPGIVSWSRTGKLLGVMSCTIVDGRIVGIDSVSDPRRLAAMGVTSRESSSSK